In Bacteroidota bacterium, one genomic interval encodes:
- a CDS encoding UvrD-helicase domain-containing protein translates to MSDKNFTIYKSSAGSGKTFTLVKEYLALALNDEADPPQAYRHILAVTFTNKAASEMKERIIKALKELSEEDYGQVSGGTKTLLIELKKHKQLNKSKALDDTIIRKRAQRVITAILHNYSDFAIGTIDSFVHKVVRTFAFDLKIPMSFEIEMDDDKLLTQAIDLLLAQIGNDERLTKALVEFTESKTDDEKSWHIENDLKEFAKNLLNEDGAVHIEKLKHLSVDDFFGIKEVLAKEIKLFETAVSTAAQKGADTIKKVGLTSKDFYYGDKGIAAYFEKLAGGRMDYIQPNTYVQATAGDDKWAGGKVTGETKSAIEGIKPVLLDCFVNIQQLKDESYANYILFSLINKSIYSLAVLNEIEKLLTEYKTQNNILHISEFNKMIAKIVLNEPIPFIYERLGERYNNYLIDEFQDTSVLQFQNLLPLIDNSLANGHFTMLVGDGKQAIYRWRGGEVEQFAMLPNVFKHNNNPLVLEREEALIRNHIPEVLDKNYRSKREVIEFNNSVFRVLSEKLNQKFLTIYEGLEQGFNPDNTGGFVQVEFIEGEKDVYREQNKNAPWS, encoded by the coding sequence ATGTCAGATAAGAATTTTACCATTTATAAGTCATCAGCCGGTTCGGGCAAGACGTTTACCTTGGTGAAAGAATATCTGGCGCTTGCTTTAAATGATGAAGCTGATCCACCACAAGCCTATCGGCATATTTTAGCAGTTACCTTTACCAATAAAGCCGCTTCAGAAATGAAGGAAAGGATTATTAAAGCCTTAAAGGAACTTTCAGAAGAAGATTACGGACAGGTTTCGGGTGGAACCAAAACATTGTTGATTGAATTAAAAAAGCACAAACAATTAAATAAATCAAAGGCATTGGATGATACCATTATCCGTAAACGTGCTCAACGGGTGATTACAGCCATTCTTCATAATTATTCTGATTTTGCCATCGGTACCATTGATAGTTTTGTGCATAAAGTGGTACGTACCTTCGCGTTCGATTTAAAAATTCCAATGAGTTTTGAAATCGAGATGGATGATGATAAACTACTGACACAAGCCATCGACTTATTGTTAGCGCAAATAGGGAATGATGAACGACTAACCAAAGCATTGGTGGAGTTTACCGAAAGCAAAACTGATGATGAAAAAAGCTGGCACATTGAAAACGATTTGAAAGAGTTTGCAAAAAACTTATTGAACGAAGATGGTGCTGTTCATATCGAAAAGCTCAAACATTTAAGTGTTGATGATTTTTTTGGAATCAAAGAGGTGTTAGCGAAAGAGATAAAATTGTTTGAAACAGCTGTTTCTACTGCAGCTCAAAAGGGCGCGGATACGATTAAAAAGGTCGGACTTACATCCAAAGATTTTTATTACGGTGATAAAGGAATTGCGGCATACTTCGAAAAACTTGCCGGAGGAAGAATGGACTATATTCAACCAAACACCTATGTGCAGGCAACCGCAGGAGATGATAAGTGGGCAGGTGGAAAAGTTACAGGTGAAACCAAATCCGCAATTGAGGGAATTAAACCTGTTTTGTTGGATTGCTTTGTAAACATTCAACAATTAAAAGACGAATCGTATGCGAATTATATTTTGTTTTCACTCATCAACAAAAGCATTTATTCTCTGGCTGTTTTAAATGAAATTGAAAAACTATTAACGGAATATAAAACACAAAATAATATTCTTCACATTTCGGAATTCAATAAGATGATTGCCAAAATTGTGTTGAATGAGCCAATTCCATTTATATATGAGCGATTGGGTGAACGTTACAATAATTATTTGATTGATGAGTTTCAGGATACTTCCGTTTTGCAATTTCAAAATTTATTGCCCCTGATTGATAACTCCCTGGCGAACGGTCATTTTACAATGTTGGTGGGTGATGGAAAGCAAGCCATTTACAGGTGGCGCGGTGGGGAAGTAGAACAATTTGCAATGTTACCGAATGTTTTTAAGCACAATAACAATCCTTTGGTGTTGGAGCGGGAGGAAGCGTTAATTCGAAATCACATTCCCGAAGTACTGGATAAAAATTATCGCAGTAAACGAGAAGTAATTGAATTTAATAATTCTGTTTTTCGTGTGTTGTCTGAAAAATTAAATCAAAAATTTTTAACAATTTACGAAGGGCTGGAACAAGGTTTTAATCCTGATAATACAGGCGGATTTGTGCAGGTGGAATTTATTGAAGGGGAGAAAGATGTGTATCGGGAGCAAAATAAAAACGCACCTTGGAGTTGA
- a CDS encoding S8 family peptidase, which translates to MKNFKFLFSFVLLFTATLTKAQETNIVPGNVLVMLRSEAGAAELTRELATINGVATHLKVVRTLSASMHIYLMTFDETVINPDLFLRAVKQNHLVKIAQFNHTFQERIIPNDTQFGVMWDMHNTGASGGVADADIDAIEAWDITTGGLTSDGDTIVVAVVDGGFDLAQEDLNFWKNYQEIPNNGIDDDANGFVDDYDGWNGATATDNFSVSSHGTHVSGTVGAKGNNNLGVTGVNWNVKVMAISYGSSGGSFEANVVASYAFAMDQRRLYNQTNGAKGAFVVSTNSSFGIDLAFPSSYPLWCAMYDSLGSVGILSAAATANANYNVDVQGDIPTACASDWMIAVTNTTRTDAKNSSCGYGATTIDLGSPGTNITSTYPSNTYSSISGTSMATPHVAGAVALMYSVNCPIFMTNYKSDPAGVALMVKDSLLGAVDIIPSMSGGITVTGGRLNLHKSVVAIQNYCSTVDVENMTALSDFEIQNVYPNPADNMINVVYSSYDVVEISITNVLEQELKRVKGDTTTKGIQHTRIDVSDFNKGVYFISIQTANKKSNVVKVIVY; encoded by the coding sequence ATGAAGAATTTTAAATTCCTCTTTTCTTTTGTATTGCTTTTCACTGCGACATTAACAAAAGCCCAGGAAACAAATATTGTTCCCGGCAACGTATTAGTAATGTTGCGTTCAGAAGCCGGTGCTGCAGAGCTAACAAGAGAATTGGCGACCATCAATGGAGTTGCAACACATCTAAAAGTGGTACGCACCTTATCCGCATCCATGCACATTTACTTGATGACATTTGACGAAACGGTTATCAATCCTGATTTATTTTTAAGAGCCGTTAAACAAAACCATTTGGTAAAAATTGCGCAATTCAATCATACGTTTCAGGAACGTATCATCCCGAACGATACACAATTCGGAGTGATGTGGGACATGCACAATACGGGTGCGAGTGGTGGTGTGGCTGATGCAGACATTGATGCTATTGAAGCTTGGGATATCACCACAGGTGGTTTAACTTCTGATGGCGATACGATTGTAGTCGCTGTTGTGGATGGAGGATTTGACTTGGCTCAAGAAGATTTAAATTTTTGGAAAAATTATCAGGAAATACCGAACAATGGTATTGATGATGATGCGAATGGATTTGTGGATGATTATGACGGATGGAATGGAGCAACTGCAACCGATAATTTTTCTGTATCCAGTCATGGCACACATGTATCCGGAACGGTTGGAGCAAAAGGAAATAACAATTTAGGAGTAACCGGAGTGAATTGGAATGTAAAAGTTATGGCTATTTCGTATGGTTCATCCGGAGGAAGTTTTGAAGCCAATGTTGTGGCATCGTATGCATTTGCGATGGATCAGCGCAGATTATACAATCAAACAAACGGAGCCAAAGGTGCTTTTGTTGTTTCAACAAATTCTTCATTCGGAATCGATTTAGCATTTCCTTCATCGTATCCTTTGTGGTGTGCGATGTATGATTCATTAGGTTCGGTAGGAATATTAAGCGCGGCAGCAACTGCGAATGCAAATTACAATGTAGATGTACAAGGAGATATTCCTACAGCCTGTGCAAGCGATTGGATGATTGCGGTAACGAATACCACGCGCACTGATGCCAAAAACAGCAGCTGCGGTTATGGAGCAACCACCATTGATTTGGGTTCACCAGGAACAAATATCACCTCTACGTATCCTTCCAACACATATTCTTCTATTTCCGGAACATCGATGGCAACGCCTCATGTTGCCGGTGCGGTAGCATTAATGTACTCCGTGAATTGTCCGATATTTATGACCAACTACAAATCCGATCCAGCCGGAGTGGCCTTGATGGTGAAAGATTCATTGTTAGGTGCAGTAGATATTATTCCTTCCATGAGCGGAGGAATTACAGTAACGGGTGGACGATTAAACTTGCACAAATCCGTTGTTGCTATACAAAATTATTGTTCAACAGTGGATGTAGAAAACATGACTGCGCTTTCCGATTTTGAAATCCAAAACGTTTATCCGAATCCTGCCGACAATATGATCAATGTTGTTTACAGCAGTTATGATGTAGTGGAGATTTCAATTACGAATGTGCTCGAACAAGAATTAAAACGTGTAAAAGGCGATACGACAACAAAAGGTATTCAACATACCAGAATTGATGTTTCAGATTTCAACAAAGGCGTTTACTTTATTTCTATCCAAACTGCAAACAAAAAATCGAATGTTGTGAAAGTGATTGTTTATTAA
- a CDS encoding aryl-sulfate sulfotransferase, translating into MFSNFSFAQSVTIGLLYQDVTNQPGTILFAPNANNTTYLINKCGYYLHSWTSAYKPGLSSYLLEDGLLLRPGNTNNPTFSGGGGAGGIIEKIDWSGSVVWSYLISDSTMCQHHDIHPLPNGNVLALVWEKKTKADAILAGRDTNFIGTTFWNEKIVELQPLGTTGANIVWEWNSWDHLIQDFDSTKSNFGIINQNPGLININTNFSSSSNPDWLHFNSIDYNASLDQILISSRLTSEIYIIDHSTTTLEAASHAGGNCGKGGDFIYRWGNPIVYNRGAVSDQKFFGQHSANWILQGLAGEGDIMVFNNGKDRPAGNYSTVEIIKTPVDTFGNYMGSATLSFLPLDSYWIYQDSIPTDLYSDKISGAQRIANGHTLICNGNKGEFIEIDSLNNIVWEYKNPVNGLGPRPQGTSIFNNGVFRTVFYNYDYPAFGGHTLTPGPPIELSPISYSCLVTSSSDMSTDGDSPIVYPNPFEKEITVSLNTDAEYRVFDLAGKLIDSGEIALTSKNINLDRIAPGMYLLQVVISTKEYFYKIVKLDY; encoded by the coding sequence TTGTTTTCAAATTTTTCTTTTGCTCAATCAGTTACAATAGGTTTGTTGTATCAAGATGTGACAAATCAACCTGGAACAATACTTTTCGCTCCAAATGCAAATAACACAACCTATTTAATTAATAAGTGCGGATATTATTTACATTCTTGGACCAGTGCGTATAAGCCTGGTTTATCCTCATATCTATTAGAAGATGGATTGTTGTTGCGCCCAGGTAACACAAATAATCCTACTTTTTCTGGTGGAGGTGGAGCCGGTGGAATTATTGAAAAAATAGATTGGAGTGGCTCAGTCGTATGGTCTTATCTTATTTCTGATTCCACAATGTGTCAACATCATGATATTCATCCTTTACCGAATGGAAATGTGCTTGCGCTCGTATGGGAAAAAAAAACAAAAGCAGATGCAATTCTTGCTGGAAGAGATACTAATTTTATAGGAACAACATTTTGGAATGAAAAAATTGTTGAACTTCAACCATTAGGAACAACAGGAGCAAACATTGTTTGGGAATGGAATAGTTGGGACCATTTGATTCAAGATTTTGATAGTACAAAATCAAATTTTGGTATCATTAATCAAAATCCTGGTTTAATAAACATTAACACCAATTTTTCATCATCTTCTAATCCCGATTGGTTGCATTTTAATTCAATAGATTATAATGCATCATTGGATCAAATCTTAATTAGTTCTCGTCTTACAAGTGAAATATATATTATCGATCACAGCACAACCACATTAGAAGCAGCATCTCATGCAGGAGGTAATTGTGGAAAAGGTGGAGATTTTATTTATAGATGGGGAAACCCAATTGTATACAACAGAGGTGCTGTTTCCGATCAGAAATTTTTTGGACAACATAGTGCGAATTGGATTTTACAAGGATTGGCTGGGGAAGGTGATATTATGGTTTTTAACAATGGAAAAGATCGACCTGCTGGAAATTATTCTACAGTTGAAATTATTAAAACACCAGTAGATACTTTTGGAAATTATATGGGTAGTGCAACTCTTTCTTTTCTACCCTTAGATTCGTATTGGATCTATCAAGATTCAATACCTACAGATCTGTATTCGGATAAAATTTCTGGTGCTCAGCGCATTGCAAATGGACATACCCTTATTTGTAATGGAAATAAAGGGGAGTTTATAGAAATTGATAGTCTAAATAACATCGTTTGGGAATATAAAAACCCTGTGAATGGGTTAGGGCCGAGACCACAAGGAACCAGCATTTTTAATAATGGTGTGTTCAGAACCGTGTTTTATAATTACGACTATCCCGCTTTTGGTGGGCATACACTTACACCAGGCCCGCCAATAGAATTGAGTCCGATTTCCTATTCATGTTTAGTTACTTCAAGCTCTGATATGTCGACTGATGGCGACTCACCAATTGTTTATCCAAACCCATTTGAGAAGGAGATAACTGTTAGTTTAAATACTGACGCTGAGTATAGGGTTTTTGACCTTGCAGGAAAATTAATTGATTCTGGTGAAATAGCATTGACTTCAAAGAATATTAATTTAGATAGAATAGCTCCAGGTATGTATTTGTTGCAAGTTGTAATTTCTACAAAAGAATACTTTTATAAAATAGTCAAGCTAGATTATTAA
- a CDS encoding T9SS type A sorting domain-containing protein, with product MKKILLTALAIGAFSIAQSQVIFLEDFDGIAGPTAGGAGTYNFPSGWSLANVDNSTPNASVSYVNAAWERREDFSFAVGDSAAFSTSWYSPAGPSNDWMTTPAIGPLPANVVLSWNAVTYDAAYPDGYEVRIMTVPPTGGTGVIGNLITASTVLFSTPAENTTWTNRTVSLSAYAGQTVYISFRNNSVDMFLLLIDDVKLEVSAPFDGRLVSLDTVPEYTMVPKSQVWNMPTLATISNVGTSALTNVSLRLNVYNGASTQIYTNTGVPAATLAPAATVQLSAGNYAIPATPDVYTFEYVVTHSTADSNPLNDTLYNSIIVTDSTYARDNGVVTGALGIGAGNGGHLGQEFTVNSVSALTSVSYYVNRGYTGRPTACALWSMVAGVPSAIIATTDTMLYPNDSARLITLGISGGPFVLTPGDYTITSMEFVADSTLSLAQTDNIFKLGTTWVNWPTTPAGGWANNEFFGVPGFNKPYVIRLNLNPDCSGVSASANSVNATCATCPDGSVTATTSGTVGSVIYSWAPSGGPSATATGLLPGTYTVTITDANGCSSTATATVSFSTTIDQNVVDANTTIFPNPGKDVFTINVPSAFGTTTNVSVINYLGEIVFSKSVTFGTKEINLSELASGSYTIRFTSSEYTVNKNLTIIK from the coding sequence ATGAAAAAAATTTTACTTACAGCACTTGCAATAGGTGCATTCTCTATTGCACAATCACAAGTTATATTTTTAGAAGATTTTGATGGTATTGCAGGGCCAACAGCTGGTGGGGCAGGAACGTATAACTTTCCTTCAGGATGGTCATTAGCAAACGTGGATAACAGCACTCCGAATGCTTCTGTTTCATATGTAAATGCTGCTTGGGAAAGACGTGAAGACTTTTCTTTCGCTGTAGGAGATTCTGCGGCTTTTAGTACTTCTTGGTATTCGCCAGCAGGGCCTTCCAACGATTGGATGACAACTCCTGCAATTGGCCCTTTACCGGCAAATGTTGTATTGTCATGGAATGCTGTTACGTATGATGCAGCTTATCCTGATGGATACGAAGTGCGTATTATGACGGTTCCTCCAACAGGTGGAACAGGTGTGATTGGCAATTTAATAACAGCTTCAACGGTTTTGTTTTCTACTCCGGCTGAAAATACTACTTGGACCAACAGAACAGTTAGTCTGAGTGCATACGCTGGTCAAACAGTATACATATCATTTAGAAACAATTCAGTAGATATGTTTTTATTGTTGATTGATGATGTAAAATTAGAAGTTTCTGCACCATTTGATGGAAGACTTGTTTCTTTAGATACCGTTCCAGAGTATACAATGGTTCCAAAGAGTCAAGTTTGGAATATGCCAACTTTAGCCACGATTAGTAATGTTGGAACGAGTGCACTTACAAATGTTTCACTAAGATTAAATGTATACAATGGTGCATCAACTCAGATTTACACAAATACAGGAGTTCCTGCAGCTACATTAGCTCCAGCTGCTACAGTTCAATTGAGTGCAGGAAATTATGCTATTCCAGCAACGCCAGATGTTTACACTTTCGAATATGTTGTGACACATTCCACAGCGGATAGTAATCCATTAAATGATACATTATATAATTCGATTATTGTAACGGACTCAACATATGCTCGTGATAATGGAGTTGTTACTGGTGCTTTAGGTATTGGTGCAGGTAATGGAGGTCATTTGGGTCAAGAATTTACAGTGAATTCTGTTTCTGCCTTAACTTCAGTTTCTTATTATGTAAACAGAGGATACACCGGAAGACCAACAGCTTGTGCTTTATGGAGTATGGTTGCTGGTGTGCCATCTGCAATAATAGCTACTACAGACACGATGTTATATCCAAATGACTCTGCTAGATTAATCACACTTGGAATTTCTGGTGGACCATTTGTATTAACTCCTGGTGATTATACAATCACTTCAATGGAATTTGTTGCTGATAGTACTTTAAGTTTAGCACAAACAGATAATATTTTTAAATTGGGAACAACATGGGTAAATTGGCCTACAACACCTGCTGGTGGATGGGCAAACAATGAATTTTTTGGTGTACCGGGCTTTAATAAACCTTACGTAATTCGTTTAAATTTGAACCCTGATTGTTCTGGTGTTTCTGCTAGTGCTAATTCAGTAAATGCAACATGCGCAACTTGCCCTGATGGCTCAGTTACAGCTACTACATCAGGAACTGTTGGTTCGGTTATTTATTCTTGGGCTCCTTCAGGAGGACCGTCAGCAACAGCTACAGGATTGTTACCAGGAACCTATACTGTTACTATTACCGATGCGAATGGTTGCTCTTCAACTGCAACCGCTACAGTAAGTTTCTCAACTACAATTGATCAAAATGTTGTTGATGCGAATACAACTATTTTCCCAAATCCAGGTAAAGATGTATTTACAATTAACGTTCCTTCAGCTTTTGGAACAACTACAAATGTTAGTGTGATTAATTATTTAGGTGAAATTGTATTCTCTAAATCTGTAACATTTGGTACAAAAGAAATTAATCTTTCAGAGCTTGCCTCTGGAAGTTATACTATAAGATTTACAAGCTCAGAATATACTGTAAATAAAAATCTGACAATTATTAAATAA
- a CDS encoding patatin-like phospholipase family protein, producing MTFLKPIFLFCILFVSLFLSPNSAQAQKVGVVLSGGAASGIAHIGVLKALEDNNIPIDYITGTSMGALIGSLYAMGYSPEQLEALVKTERFKNWSEGIVDQKYAYYFKRTDDNASWVTFKLSLDSAFVSTLPTNLISPVAMDFGMMELAAGPSAVANYNFDSLFIPFRCVASDIEKKESVVFRKGDLAEAVRASMSYPFYIKPILVDGKLLFDGGLYNNFPSNVMYEECFPDFMIGSNVSGNNPPPDEDNLLSQIKSMLQSKSNYDILCEGGVIIEPKTDVGLFEFGDLQPLIDSGYAAAMRQMDFIKTFVEQRRTKEELTIKRSNFKSSEPKIVFDNIYIEGLNKKQSEYVRKVLRHKNKVVNLEDMKEGYFRLSADNKIKYIYPKVKYNAKTGYYDLYLRIKKERNLITDFGGNFSNRPISDGYIGVQYNYLGKFAAGIMANAYFGKLYSSIQLKTRFDFPTRVPIFIEPNATWNKWDYYKSSSAFLEDTKPAYLIQNEEHGGLDIGFPTGKKGRIVGGASVARLTDRYYQTPFFVQLDTADQTNFDVFSVKGYYEINSLNRKQYANQGEFLRISARYVNGIEINTPGSTSLDTAENSNHHEWAVFKLTGERYFNRRGTVKIGVFGEGVYSTQTLFQNYTSSILSAQAFQPSPDSKTIFNENYRTHKYVAGGVKFVVNIRKNIEFRMEGYIYQPYQVLIKTADLKTEFGVPFALQHYIANAGFVWHTPVGPMSITANYYDQVKDPVSILFHFGYIIFNKRALD from the coding sequence ATGACTTTTTTAAAGCCAATATTTCTTTTCTGTATTCTTTTTGTATCGCTGTTTCTTTCTCCAAATTCTGCTCAAGCACAAAAAGTAGGTGTTGTATTAAGTGGAGGTGCGGCCAGTGGTATTGCCCATATTGGGGTTTTGAAGGCGCTGGAAGACAACAATATCCCGATTGATTACATTACAGGTACCTCCATGGGTGCATTGATTGGTTCGTTGTATGCCATGGGATATTCTCCGGAACAGCTGGAAGCATTGGTAAAAACGGAGCGTTTTAAAAATTGGTCAGAAGGAATTGTAGATCAGAAATACGCCTATTACTTTAAGCGAACCGATGACAATGCCTCTTGGGTAACGTTTAAATTATCTCTCGACTCCGCTTTTGTTTCCACATTGCCTACCAATCTCATATCTCCGGTTGCAATGGATTTTGGAATGATGGAATTGGCTGCTGGACCATCAGCGGTGGCCAATTATAATTTTGATAGTTTGTTTATTCCCTTTCGTTGTGTGGCATCGGATATCGAAAAAAAGGAATCCGTTGTTTTTAGGAAGGGGGATTTGGCTGAAGCCGTGCGAGCATCCATGTCGTATCCGTTTTACATTAAACCCATTTTAGTGGATGGCAAATTGTTGTTTGATGGAGGTTTGTATAATAATTTTCCCTCCAATGTAATGTATGAGGAATGTTTTCCTGATTTTATGATTGGTAGCAATGTGAGTGGAAATAATCCTCCACCGGATGAAGACAATTTATTGTCGCAAATCAAATCGATGTTGCAAAGCAAATCCAATTACGATATTTTATGTGAAGGAGGAGTGATTATTGAACCCAAAACAGATGTGGGTTTGTTTGAGTTTGGCGACTTGCAGCCCCTTATTGATAGTGGTTACGCTGCTGCAATGCGACAGATGGATTTTATAAAAACATTTGTAGAGCAACGCAGAACGAAAGAAGAATTAACAATCAAACGAAGTAATTTTAAGAGTTCGGAACCGAAGATTGTTTTTGATAATATTTATATCGAAGGATTAAATAAAAAACAATCGGAATATGTGAGAAAGGTATTGCGTCATAAAAATAAAGTGGTGAATCTGGAAGATATGAAGGAAGGATATTTCCGGTTGTCTGCCGACAATAAAATCAAATACATTTATCCGAAAGTCAAATACAATGCAAAAACAGGGTATTACGATTTGTATTTGCGAATTAAAAAAGAACGGAATCTGATTACGGATTTTGGCGGAAATTTTTCAAACCGTCCGATTAGTGACGGTTATATAGGTGTTCAGTACAACTATTTAGGAAAATTTGCAGCGGGAATTATGGCCAATGCCTATTTTGGAAAATTATACAGTTCCATTCAATTGAAAACACGCTTCGATTTTCCAACACGTGTTCCTATATTTATTGAACCCAATGCAACATGGAATAAGTGGGATTATTACAAAAGCAGTAGCGCATTTTTGGAAGACACCAAGCCGGCCTATTTAATTCAAAATGAAGAGCACGGTGGTTTGGATATTGGTTTTCCCACAGGCAAAAAGGGCCGTATTGTTGGTGGAGCATCCGTAGCGCGTTTAACCGATCGTTATTATCAAACGCCATTTTTTGTTCAGTTGGATACGGCCGATCAAACCAATTTTGATGTGTTTTCTGTGAAAGGTTATTATGAAATTAATTCGTTGAATAGAAAACAGTATGCCAATCAAGGAGAGTTTTTAAGAATTAGTGCCCGTTATGTAAACGGGATTGAAATCAATACTCCAGGATCCACTTCCTTGGATACAGCTGAAAATTCAAATCACCACGAATGGGCTGTTTTTAAGCTGACTGGTGAGCGTTATTTTAATCGGAGGGGAACCGTCAAAATTGGAGTGTTTGGAGAAGGTGTGTATTCTACACAAACACTCTTTCAGAATTATACGTCCAGTATTTTATCCGCTCAAGCTTTTCAACCGAGTCCGGATAGTAAAACCATCTTCAATGAAAATTATCGGACCCATAAATATGTGGCAGGTGGAGTAAAATTTGTCGTCAACATTCGAAAAAATATCGAGTTTCGGATGGAAGGTTATATCTACCAACCCTATCAGGTATTGATAAAAACGGCCGATTTGAAAACGGAATTTGGAGTTCCTTTTGCATTACAACATTATATTGCAAATGCAGGTTTTGTATGGCATACTCCGGTTGGACCGATGAGCATTACCGCCAATTATTATGATCAGGTGAAAGATCCTGTTTCCATCCTTTTCCATTTCGGATACATCATTTTTAACAAAAGAGCCTTAGATTAG
- a CDS encoding ABC transporter substrate-binding protein — protein MSIFTDQLNRKIELSSPPKRIISLVPSQTELLYDLGLRDEVIGITKFCIHPDEWFKTKTRIGGTKQIDFEKIKALQPDLIIGNKEENEQKQIELLMKDYNVWMSDIYTLKDAYDMITRVGTLVGKQQEATFLKLRIESGFNQFKQPTTNNEQPTTAYFIWNNPYMVAGRNTFINELLWVCGLKNIFEGRYPEVTGVEITASKPQVILLSSEPYPFKEKHIHELKAICPDAHILIVDGELFSWYGSRLLKSPEYFKQLIEEITSKP, from the coding sequence ATGTCTATCTTCACCGACCAACTTAATCGTAAAATCGAATTATCCTCTCCACCAAAAAGGATTATCTCCCTTGTGCCTTCCCAAACAGAATTGTTATACGATTTGGGTTTGCGTGATGAGGTGATTGGGATTACCAAATTTTGTATCCACCCAGATGAATGGTTCAAAACCAAAACGCGTATTGGAGGAACCAAACAAATTGATTTTGAAAAAATAAAAGCACTGCAACCCGATTTAATCATTGGTAATAAGGAGGAAAATGAGCAAAAGCAGATTGAATTATTAATGAAGGATTACAATGTCTGGATGAGTGATATTTATACGTTAAAAGATGCGTATGATATGATCACCCGGGTGGGAACCTTGGTAGGAAAACAACAAGAAGCCACTTTTCTCAAGCTTAGAATTGAATCTGGATTTAATCAATTCAAGCAACCAACAACGAACAACGAACAACCAACAACGGCCTATTTCATCTGGAACAATCCTTACATGGTTGCCGGCAGAAATACATTCATCAACGAGCTGTTATGGGTATGCGGATTAAAAAATATTTTTGAGGGACGATACCCGGAAGTAACAGGAGTAGAAATTACCGCATCAAAGCCACAAGTAATCTTGTTGTCTTCCGAACCTTATCCTTTTAAAGAAAAACACATTCATGAATTAAAAGCGATTTGTCCGGATGCACACATTTTAATTGTAGATGGCGAATTGTTTTCTTGGTATGGTTCACGTTTATTAAAATCTCCGGAATATTTTAAGCAACTAATTGAAGAAATTACGTCTAAACCATAG